From the genome of Solidesulfovibrio carbinolicus, one region includes:
- a CDS encoding FAD-binding oxidoreductase has translation MSNHLSQKFEEIVGTGNVLASEVDRHNYAYDAAVLPPQLPALAVRPETPEALGRVVKTCNELGLPLTVRGSGTNLSGGTIPSEGGVVVLTGALNKIIEINEADMYAVVQTGVVTAKFAAEVAKRGLFYPPDPGSQAVSTMGGNVAENAGGLRGLKYGVTKDYVMGMSFYDVDGELVKTGSRTVKCVTGMNLHGLMVGSEGTLGVFNEIILKLVPPPKASKAMMAIFDDLGKASETVAAIIAAKIVPATLEYMDDFTIKTVEDFAHAGLPTDAKALLLIEVDGHPAQVEDEAAEVEAICKRVGATRIQVAKDAVERNKVWEARRAALSALARVRPTTVLEDATVPRSKIPAMVGALEKIAEKYKLTIGTFGHAGDGNLHPTILTDKRDHAEFTRVEAAIDEIFDVALSLGGTLSGEHGIGMAKSKYMVKEVGQGSIMYAKRLKAALDPKNILNPGKITGA, from the coding sequence ATGAGCAACCACCTGTCCCAGAAGTTCGAGGAAATCGTCGGCACGGGCAACGTCCTGGCCAGCGAGGTGGACCGCCACAATTACGCCTACGACGCGGCGGTCCTTCCCCCCCAGCTCCCGGCCTTGGCCGTGCGTCCGGAGACGCCCGAGGCTCTGGGACGGGTGGTTAAAACCTGCAATGAGCTCGGGCTGCCGCTGACCGTTCGCGGCTCGGGAACGAATTTAAGCGGCGGCACCATCCCCTCCGAAGGCGGGGTGGTGGTGCTGACCGGCGCGCTCAACAAGATCATTGAGATCAACGAAGCCGACATGTACGCCGTGGTCCAGACCGGCGTGGTCACGGCCAAGTTCGCCGCCGAGGTGGCCAAGCGGGGCCTTTTTTACCCGCCCGATCCGGGCAGCCAGGCCGTGTCCACCATGGGCGGCAACGTGGCCGAGAACGCCGGCGGCCTGCGCGGCCTCAAGTACGGCGTCACCAAGGACTACGTCATGGGCATGAGCTTCTATGACGTGGACGGCGAGCTGGTCAAAACCGGGTCGCGCACCGTCAAGTGCGTCACCGGCATGAACCTCCACGGCCTCATGGTCGGTTCCGAAGGCACCTTGGGCGTTTTCAACGAGATCATCTTGAAGCTCGTGCCGCCGCCCAAGGCCAGCAAGGCCATGATGGCCATCTTCGACGACCTGGGCAAAGCCTCGGAAACCGTGGCCGCCATCATCGCCGCCAAGATCGTCCCGGCGACCCTTGAGTACATGGACGACTTCACCATCAAGACCGTCGAGGACTTCGCCCACGCCGGGCTGCCCACCGACGCCAAGGCCCTGCTCTTAATCGAAGTGGACGGCCATCCGGCCCAGGTCGAGGACGAAGCCGCCGAGGTCGAGGCCATCTGCAAGCGCGTCGGCGCCACCCGCATCCAGGTGGCCAAGGACGCCGTCGAGCGCAACAAGGTCTGGGAAGCCCGCCGCGCCGCCCTATCGGCCCTGGCCCGGGTGCGCCCGACCACGGTGCTTGAGGACGCCACCGTGCCGCGCTCCAAGATCCCGGCCATGGTCGGGGCGCTGGAGAAGATCGCCGAGAAGTACAAACTGACCATCGGCACCTTCGGCCACGCCGGCGACGGCAACCTGCATCCCACCATCCTCACCGACAAGCGCGACCACGCCGAATTCACCCGGGTGGAAGCGGCCATCGACGAGATCTTCGACGTGGCCCTGTCCCTGGGCGGCACGCTGTCCGGCGAGCACGGCATCGGCATGGCCAAGTCCAAGTACATGGTCAAGGAAGTGGGCCAGGGTTCCATCATGTACGCCAAGCGCTTAAAGGCCGCCCTTGATCCCAAGAACATCCTCAATCCGGGCAAGATCACGGGGGCCTAA
- the acs gene encoding acetate--CoA ligase alpha subunit gives MSLKDNIHALFAPKTVAVIGASAAPGKVGHTVVANMLEAGYKGTLIPVNPKADEILGLPVTKKIEDLPEGLDMAVIVVPVAAVVPSMEALAKRKVRSAVIITAGFKEVGKEGYALEQRLIELCTEHEIAMVGPNCLGLISTHDNNNASFAAGYPEKGSIAFFSQSGALCTAILDWALGENVGFSKFVSLGNKAVINEGNMLEYLRTDPNTSVILGYIENVEHGADFIEQAAKVTQEKPVIMIKSGTTTAGAKAASSHTGAIAGSDQAYTAAFRKTGVIRANDMATLFDLAQAFSTQPLPEGPGLCIVTNSGGPGILAADATEKSSLNMARLSNSTIERMKEFLPPYASLYNPVDLIGDAPAERYRKTLEVVIDDPQVHSILVLLTPTASAEIIETAEAIIEVSKKTKKPIFVNYMGGQRTRPGQKMLTDAGIPCSIYPEPLIKSIETMYNYYLWRQTPAQEYPEVRRNRQKARLVINEARSKGATEVVEFQAQEVLRAYNLPTPNTGLARSSDEAVAAADKIGYPVVLKIASPQISHKSDVGGVKVNLADAEAVRNAFFDITARAQRMRPEAYIAGCLVQEMAPKGCKEIIIGFKRDDQFGPLLMFGLGGIYVEILKDIAFRLAPLGRDDAKGIIREIKSYMLLKGVRGEQPVNFQAIEDILITMSELALDFPEIVEAEFNPVLVNAEKAVVADVRITLSA, from the coding sequence ATGAGTTTGAAAGACAACATCCACGCGCTGTTCGCGCCCAAAACCGTAGCCGTCATCGGGGCCTCCGCCGCCCCGGGCAAGGTCGGCCACACGGTCGTGGCCAACATGCTGGAGGCCGGGTACAAGGGCACGCTGATCCCCGTGAACCCCAAGGCCGACGAGATCCTCGGCCTGCCGGTGACCAAGAAGATCGAGGACCTGCCCGAAGGCCTGGACATGGCCGTCATCGTCGTGCCCGTGGCCGCCGTCGTGCCGTCCATGGAAGCCCTGGCCAAGCGCAAGGTGCGCTCGGCCGTCATCATCACGGCGGGCTTCAAGGAAGTGGGCAAGGAAGGTTATGCCCTGGAACAGCGCCTGATCGAGCTGTGCACCGAGCACGAGATCGCCATGGTCGGCCCCAACTGCCTGGGGCTCATCAGCACCCATGACAATAATAACGCCTCGTTCGCCGCCGGCTACCCCGAAAAAGGCTCCATCGCGTTTTTCTCCCAGTCCGGGGCGCTGTGCACCGCCATTCTCGACTGGGCGCTGGGCGAAAACGTCGGGTTCTCCAAGTTCGTGTCCCTTGGCAACAAAGCCGTCATCAACGAAGGCAACATGCTGGAGTACCTGCGCACCGACCCCAACACCTCGGTCATTCTCGGGTACATCGAGAACGTCGAGCACGGCGCGGATTTTATTGAGCAGGCCGCCAAGGTCACCCAGGAAAAGCCGGTCATCATGATCAAGTCCGGCACCACCACCGCCGGCGCCAAGGCCGCCTCCTCCCACACCGGCGCCATCGCCGGTTCGGACCAGGCCTACACCGCCGCCTTCCGCAAGACCGGCGTCATCCGGGCCAATGACATGGCCACGCTGTTCGATCTGGCCCAGGCCTTCTCCACCCAGCCCCTGCCCGAGGGGCCGGGCCTGTGCATCGTCACCAACTCCGGCGGCCCCGGCATCCTGGCCGCCGACGCCACGGAAAAGTCCAGCCTCAACATGGCCCGGCTGTCAAATTCCACCATCGAACGCATGAAGGAATTCCTGCCGCCCTACGCGTCGCTCTACAACCCCGTCGACCTCATCGGCGACGCCCCGGCCGAGCGCTACCGCAAGACCCTGGAAGTGGTCATCGACGATCCCCAGGTCCACTCCATTCTGGTGCTGTTGACCCCCACGGCCTCGGCCGAGATCATCGAGACGGCCGAAGCCATCATTGAGGTCTCGAAAAAGACCAAAAAGCCCATCTTCGTCAACTACATGGGCGGCCAGCGCACCCGCCCCGGCCAGAAGATGCTCACCGACGCCGGCATCCCCTGCTCCATCTACCCCGAGCCGCTGATCAAGAGCATCGAGACCATGTACAACTACTACCTGTGGCGGCAGACCCCGGCCCAGGAGTACCCCGAAGTCCGGCGCAACCGCCAGAAGGCGCGGCTGGTCATCAACGAGGCCCGGTCCAAGGGCGCCACCGAAGTGGTGGAATTCCAGGCCCAGGAAGTGCTTCGCGCCTACAACCTGCCCACGCCCAACACCGGCCTAGCCCGCTCCTCGGACGAAGCCGTTGCCGCCGCCGACAAGATCGGTTACCCCGTGGTCCTCAAGATCGCCTCGCCCCAAATCTCGCACAAGTCCGACGTGGGCGGCGTCAAGGTGAACCTGGCCGACGCCGAAGCCGTGCGCAACGCCTTCTTTGACATCACGGCCCGGGCCCAGCGCATGCGGCCCGAAGCCTACATCGCCGGCTGTCTGGTCCAGGAGATGGCCCCCAAGGGCTGCAAGGAAATCATCATCGGGTTCAAGCGCGACGACCAGTTCGGGCCGCTTTTGATGTTCGGCCTGGGCGGCATTTACGTGGAAATCCTCAAGGACATCGCCTTCCGCCTAGCCCCCCTGGGCCGCGACGACGCCAAGGGCATCATCCGGGAGATCAAGTCCTACATGCTCCTTAAGGGCGTGCGCGGCGAACAGCCCGTCAACTTCCAGGCCATCGAGGACATTCTCATCACCATGTCCGAGCTGGCCCTGGATTTCCCGGAAATCGTCGAAGCCGAATTCAATCCGGTGCTGGTCAATGCCGAGAAGGCCGTGGTGGCCGACGTGCGCATCACCCTTTCCGCCTAA
- a CDS encoding phosphotransacetylase family protein, with protein sequence MIGLYIGSTQGYSGKNLVTLALGQHFQREGQRVGYMKPIGAVPHKIGNQIGDEDAYFMQQALGLSENPSLVTPVVITRDFRMRAFLEDCANLLPGIVDSYKKLSADKDLMLVGGSGSFLYSGKYCGVDGVSVSQALGTKVILVDRYLQEYNYDYLAAAKEALGDDLVGVILNDVPEHFREEAETLIVPFLKRRGVDVLGIVPHDPIMFAVRASDLAVGLGGRLVTAPPKNDKLVVNFLIGTMQVENFVTFFKRQKDVAILCGGDRADLQLVALEGNCSALILTGNLYPNDMILAKAEDKGVPVIVVRDDTFSVAKKMELMLTREKLRDRSRIEHGTKIVQQSVNMAVLKKNLGL encoded by the coding sequence ATGATCGGTCTCTACATCGGGTCTACCCAGGGATATTCGGGCAAAAACCTCGTCACCCTGGCCCTGGGGCAGCACTTCCAGCGCGAAGGCCAGCGCGTGGGCTACATGAAGCCCATCGGCGCGGTTCCCCATAAGATCGGCAACCAGATCGGCGACGAAGACGCCTATTTCATGCAGCAGGCCCTGGGCCTGTCCGAGAATCCCTCCCTGGTGACCCCGGTGGTCATCACCCGGGACTTCCGGATGCGCGCCTTCCTGGAAGACTGCGCCAATCTGCTGCCGGGCATTGTGGACAGCTACAAGAAGCTGTCCGCCGACAAGGACCTCATGCTGGTCGGCGGCTCGGGCAGCTTCCTCTACTCCGGCAAGTACTGCGGCGTGGACGGCGTGTCCGTGTCCCAGGCCCTGGGCACCAAGGTCATCCTGGTCGACCGCTACCTCCAGGAATACAACTACGACTATCTGGCCGCCGCCAAGGAAGCCCTGGGCGACGACCTTGTCGGCGTCATCTTAAATGACGTGCCCGAGCACTTCCGCGAAGAGGCCGAGACCCTGATCGTGCCCTTCCTCAAGCGCCGGGGCGTGGACGTGCTCGGCATCGTGCCCCACGATCCCATCATGTTCGCCGTGCGCGCTTCCGACCTAGCCGTGGGCCTGGGCGGCCGCCTGGTCACCGCTCCCCCGAAAAACGACAAGCTGGTGGTCAACTTCCTCATCGGCACCATGCAGGTGGAGAACTTCGTCACCTTCTTCAAGCGCCAGAAGGACGTGGCCATCCTGTGCGGCGGCGACCGGGCCGACCTGCAGCTCGTGGCCCTGGAAGGCAACTGCTCGGCGCTCATTCTCACCGGCAACCTCTATCCCAACGACATGATCCTGGCCAAGGCCGAGGACAAGGGCGTGCCCGTCATCGTGGTGCGCGACGACACCTTCTCCGTGGCCAAGAAGATGGAACTCATGCTCACCCGGGAAAAGCTGCGCGACCGTTCGCGCATCGAGCACGGCACCAAGATCGTGCAGCAGTCCGTCAACATGGCGGTGCTGAAAAAAAACCTCGGCCTGTAA
- a CDS encoding (Fe-S)-binding protein: MSEMRQLVGLLKQIDDQLVACMRCGMCQAVCPIYAETGLEGHVARGKIALLECLADEVIKDPAGVKERLDACLLCGSCQANCPSGVKALDIFFKARAFLTGYYGLPPVKRAIFRGLLQNPKLFDTVLGVASKFQGLFTKPVNDMLGSSCARVFSDLIGGRHFAPLADKPLHDVATQRDTPRGHSGLKIAFFYGCVVDKMFPRIGEAVLKVCDHHGVGVFMPHAQACCGIPALSSGDRETFEKLVALNMKVFAESDFDVLVTPCATCTSTIKKIWPLMAEDLPATTRYQVKELSAKVKDVSAFLIQDVGVTPADVAVSGEPVTVTYHDPCHLKKSLGISAEPRALIGCNPRYKLQEMEGADSCCGSGGSFTLQHYDLSKRIGKRKRDNIVATGAAVAATSCPACMLQIGDMLSQAGDTLAIRHPVEIYAETLAGR; this comes from the coding sequence ATGAGCGAGATGCGTCAGCTCGTTGGGCTGCTCAAACAGATCGATGACCAGCTCGTGGCCTGCATGCGCTGCGGCATGTGCCAGGCCGTGTGTCCCATCTACGCCGAGACCGGCTTGGAGGGACATGTGGCCCGGGGCAAGATCGCCCTGCTCGAATGTCTGGCCGACGAGGTCATCAAGGACCCGGCCGGAGTCAAGGAACGCCTGGACGCTTGTCTTTTGTGCGGTTCCTGCCAGGCCAACTGTCCAAGCGGCGTCAAGGCCTTGGACATCTTCTTCAAGGCCCGGGCCTTTTTGACCGGCTACTACGGCCTGCCGCCGGTCAAACGAGCCATCTTCCGGGGCCTTTTGCAAAACCCCAAGCTCTTCGACACCGTACTTGGCGTGGCCTCCAAGTTCCAGGGACTTTTCACCAAGCCGGTCAACGACATGCTGGGTTCGTCCTGCGCCCGGGTCTTCTCCGACCTCATCGGCGGCCGCCACTTCGCGCCCCTGGCCGACAAGCCGTTGCATGACGTCGCCACGCAGCGTGACACGCCGCGCGGCCACTCCGGCCTCAAGATCGCGTTTTTCTACGGCTGCGTGGTGGACAAAATGTTCCCGCGCATCGGCGAAGCGGTCCTTAAGGTCTGCGACCACCACGGCGTCGGCGTCTTCATGCCCCATGCCCAGGCCTGCTGCGGCATCCCGGCCCTGTCCTCGGGCGACCGCGAGACCTTCGAGAAGCTCGTGGCCCTCAACATGAAGGTCTTTGCCGAATCCGACTTCGACGTGCTGGTGACGCCCTGCGCCACCTGCACTTCCACCATCAAGAAAATCTGGCCCCTGATGGCCGAGGATCTGCCGGCCACGACCCGCTACCAGGTCAAGGAACTGTCGGCCAAGGTCAAGGACGTAAGCGCCTTCCTCATCCAGGACGTGGGTGTTACGCCGGCCGACGTCGCCGTTTCCGGCGAGCCGGTAACCGTGACCTACCACGATCCCTGCCACCTCAAAAAGTCCCTGGGCATCTCCGCCGAACCCCGGGCGCTGATCGGCTGCAATCCGCGCTACAAACTCCAGGAAATGGAGGGCGCGGATTCCTGCTGCGGTTCCGGCGGCAGCTTCACGCTGCAGCATTACGACCTGTCCAAACGTATCGGCAAGCGCAAGCGGGACAACATCGTGGCCACGGGCGCGGCGGTGGCGGCCACGAGCTGCCCGGCCTGCATGCTCCAGATAGGCGACATGTTGTCACAGGCCGGCGATACGCTGGCCATCAGGCATCCGGTGGAAATCTACGCGGAGACCCTGGCCGGCCGCTGA